Proteins encoded in a region of the Streptomyces sp. NBC_01471 genome:
- a CDS encoding MarR family transcriptional regulator, producing MDHPEPGDSAAQDLYRSLADLAYTMAGNRAHMRLRVQAEVAVDRASLALLRTLTAAQAPLRMGEIAQALLVQAPHVTREIRGLEERGLVRTVREPGDHRARRIAVTQDGREVVERAEEAGRRWLDDALHGFAPNELITAAAVISRVVEAYRNP from the coding sequence GTGGACCATCCCGAACCCGGCGACTCCGCCGCCCAAGACCTCTACAGATCACTCGCCGACCTCGCCTACACCATGGCCGGCAACCGCGCGCACATGCGGCTGCGCGTCCAGGCGGAAGTCGCTGTCGACCGCGCCTCCCTCGCCCTGCTGCGCACCCTCACGGCGGCGCAGGCCCCCCTGCGGATGGGCGAGATCGCACAGGCCCTGCTGGTGCAGGCGCCTCATGTCACCCGGGAGATCCGCGGGCTGGAGGAGCGCGGACTGGTGCGCACGGTCCGGGAACCGGGCGACCACCGGGCCCGGCGTATCGCGGTCACCCAGGACGGCCGCGAAGTGGTGGAGCGCGCCGAGGAGGCCGGCCGGCGCTGGCTCGACGACGCCCTGCACGGTTTCGCCCCGAACGAGCTGATCACGGCGGCCGCGGTGATCAGCCGTGTCGTCGAGGCCTACCGCAACCCCTGA
- a CDS encoding ferredoxin, whose translation MQITVDTDKCCAAGQCVLAAPDVFDQRDEDGIVVVLNSSPPAEQHAAVEEAAQICPAAAITLS comes from the coding sequence GTGCAGATCACCGTGGACACCGACAAGTGCTGTGCTGCGGGCCAGTGCGTACTCGCCGCCCCCGACGTGTTCGACCAGCGGGACGAGGACGGGATCGTCGTCGTACTGAACAGCAGCCCGCCCGCCGAACAGCACGCCGCAGTGGAGGAGGCCGCGCAGATCTGCCCGGCCGCCGCCATCACCCTGTCCTGA
- a CDS encoding cytochrome P450, which yields MTEVPTAPPAYTTRRAAGCPFDPPPEMSGLLTSEPISRVTLWNGATAWYVTRHADQVALLRDERISADNRRPSYPSFSPGSEATRAHNRTFITMDEPEHNEQRKRFTGDFTIKRTQALRERIERIIGELLDGMEKAGSPADLVTSFALPLPSLVICELLGVPYEDHGFFQRASAVIIDTRSSAQDALDASQELVDYLGDLVEKKAKHPADDLLSRLAADYLLTGISTRDECAKQARLLLVAGHETTANMIALGTCALLQNPEQLAAVRDGSPERVAGAVEELLRYLTITHLGRRRVAVEDIEVGGQLIRAGDAVICATDVANRDPEVFEEPERLDIDRQARRHLAFGSGPHQCLGQNLARVELQLAYPALLRRLPGLRLDRPLDEIPFRTDMAVYGVHELPVAW from the coding sequence ATGACCGAGGTCCCCACCGCACCACCCGCGTACACCACCCGTCGCGCCGCCGGATGTCCCTTCGACCCGCCCCCGGAGATGTCCGGACTGCTCACCTCGGAGCCGATCTCCCGGGTCACGCTCTGGAACGGCGCCACGGCCTGGTACGTGACCCGGCACGCGGACCAGGTGGCGCTGCTGCGCGACGAGCGGATCAGCGCCGACAACCGGCGGCCCTCCTACCCGAGCTTCAGCCCGGGCAGCGAGGCGACCCGCGCCCACAACCGCACCTTCATCACGATGGACGAACCGGAACACAACGAGCAGCGCAAGCGGTTCACCGGTGACTTCACCATCAAACGGACGCAGGCCCTGCGGGAGCGCATAGAGCGCATCATCGGCGAGCTGCTGGACGGGATGGAGAAGGCCGGATCGCCGGCCGACCTGGTCACGTCCTTCGCGCTCCCGCTGCCCTCGCTGGTCATCTGCGAGCTCCTCGGTGTCCCGTACGAGGACCACGGGTTCTTCCAGCGGGCGAGCGCCGTCATCATCGACACCCGCAGCAGTGCGCAGGACGCCCTGGACGCCTCGCAGGAACTGGTCGACTACCTGGGCGACCTGGTGGAGAAGAAGGCCAAGCACCCCGCCGACGACCTGCTCAGCCGGCTCGCCGCGGACTATCTGCTGACCGGGATCAGCACCCGTGACGAATGCGCCAAACAGGCGCGGCTGCTGCTGGTCGCCGGGCACGAGACCACGGCCAACATGATCGCCCTCGGCACCTGCGCGCTGCTCCAGAACCCCGAACAGCTGGCCGCGGTCCGCGACGGCAGCCCCGAGCGGGTCGCGGGCGCGGTCGAGGAGCTGCTGCGCTATCTGACCATCACGCACCTGGGGCGGCGCCGCGTCGCCGTCGAGGACATCGAGGTCGGCGGGCAGCTCATCAGGGCCGGTGATGCGGTCATCTGCGCCACCGACGTGGCCAACCGCGACCCGGAGGTCTTCGAGGAGCCCGAGCGGCTCGACATCGACCGGCAGGCCCGCAGGCACCTCGCGTTCGGCTCGGGCCCCCACCAGTGCCTCGGCCAGAACCTCGCCCGCGTCGAGCTGCAGCTCGCCTACCCGGCTCTGCTGCGCCGCCTGCCCGGCCTGCGGCTCGACCGCCCGCTCGACGAGATCCCCTTCCGTACCGACATGGCCGTCTACGGCGTCCACGAACTGCCCGTCGCCTGGTGA
- the htpX gene encoding zinc metalloprotease HtpX — MTRSRYTLDRGLTTRMVTTMFLIGLLYVVLVGVLLVLLRGAWPIILIVAGVLFVAQFWFSDKIAALTMGAREVTAEEAPELHGAIDRICALADMDKPKVAIAQSDIPNAFATGRSERTALVCATTGLLRRLEPEELEGVLAHEMSHVAHRDAAVMTIASFLGVLAGLITRITLWSGLARNSRNAGPLGLAIVLVPLISAAVYVVSFLLTRLLSRYRELSADRAAALLTGRPSALASALTKVNGQMARIPTEDLRKAEPYNAFYFMPAFSSKESLGRLFSSHPTLEQRLDQLARISTELARP; from the coding sequence ATGACACGAAGCCGCTACACCCTCGATCGCGGTCTCACCACGCGCATGGTCACCACCATGTTCCTGATCGGACTGCTGTATGTCGTCCTGGTCGGCGTGCTGCTCGTTCTGCTGCGTGGTGCCTGGCCGATCATCCTGATCGTCGCGGGTGTTCTCTTCGTCGCTCAGTTCTGGTTCAGCGACAAGATCGCGGCTCTCACCATGGGGGCGCGGGAGGTCACCGCCGAGGAGGCCCCCGAGCTGCACGGCGCGATCGACCGGATCTGCGCGCTGGCCGACATGGACAAACCGAAGGTGGCCATCGCCCAGAGTGACATCCCGAACGCTTTCGCGACCGGCCGCAGTGAGCGCACCGCACTGGTCTGTGCCACGACCGGTCTGCTGCGCCGGCTGGAGCCCGAAGAGCTGGAGGGCGTCCTCGCCCACGAGATGTCCCACGTGGCCCACCGCGACGCCGCGGTGATGACGATCGCCTCGTTCCTCGGGGTGCTGGCCGGACTCATCACCCGTATCACCCTGTGGAGCGGACTGGCCCGCAACAGCAGGAACGCCGGACCGCTCGGCCTCGCGATCGTGCTGGTCCCGCTGATCAGCGCCGCGGTGTACGTGGTCAGCTTCCTGCTGACCCGGCTGCTCTCCCGGTACCGGGAACTGTCCGCCGACCGGGCCGCCGCCCTGCTGACCGGCCGCCCGTCTGCCCTCGCCTCGGCGCTCACCAAGGTGAACGGCCAGATGGCGCGGATCCCGACCGAGGACCTGCGGAAGGCGGAGCCGTACAACGCCTTCTACTTCATGCCCGCCTTCTCCTCGAAGGAGAGCCTGGGCCGCCTCTTCTCCTCCCACCCGACGCTCGAACAGCGGCTGGACCAGCTCGCCCGTATCTCCACCGAACTCGCCCGTCCGTGA
- a CDS encoding APC family permease: MRKLVALPVLSADALSSVAYGPEALLAVLVMAGAPGLRYSVPVALAIVFLMLAVGISYRQTIRAYPQGGGSYIVATDNLGRLPGLVAAAGLMTDYILTVAVSISSGMAAVTSALPGLAGDTVPIGVLVVALLLAGNLRGVRQAGALFAAPTYAFVIAIAALVAFGLYHAAGRGFVPVPTPPQHAVEGVGLLLVMRAFASGSTAMTGIEAISNAVPAFQPVPWRNARTTLAWMIGLLVALFAGTVAMVHLEGVVPESGETVLSQLAHRSFGSGGMYVFTQAATALVLLLAANTAYNDFPRVLFLLARDHHAPRVFLRLGDRLAFSNGVILLSVAAAVVYVAFDGKTDSLIPLYAVGVFLAFTLSQSGMVVHWWRARSRHWRKSLCFNATGALLSAVVFITAGITKFTEGAWLALVTVALFLLVTTRIRRHYDRVGEALRLHPQTIEVPSRTITPRSGSSLPAVPPPSPPGAVGPASGAAQEDRESEDSPESISHLSVVLIDALHQASMRALAYAASLQQPVLALHVSVGDEDADRFREAWLLWGDHLPLRIVISPYRATVAPLVGYIESLHHQRPDLTITVILPEIVVRHWRHRLLHSPLGGRLRRALRPLPKIVVTTVPFHI, encoded by the coding sequence ATGCGCAAACTGGTGGCGCTGCCGGTGCTGTCGGCGGACGCGCTGTCGTCGGTGGCGTACGGCCCGGAGGCGCTGCTGGCGGTGCTGGTGATGGCCGGCGCCCCGGGGCTCCGGTACTCGGTTCCGGTGGCGCTGGCGATCGTCTTCCTGATGCTGGCCGTCGGGATCTCGTACCGCCAGACGATCCGCGCCTATCCCCAGGGCGGCGGCTCGTACATCGTCGCGACGGACAACCTCGGCCGGCTGCCCGGGCTGGTGGCGGCTGCCGGTCTGATGACCGACTACATCCTGACCGTCGCCGTCTCCATCTCGTCCGGTATGGCCGCGGTGACCTCCGCGCTGCCGGGGCTGGCGGGCGATACCGTACCGATCGGGGTCCTGGTCGTCGCCCTGCTGCTCGCCGGGAACCTGCGCGGTGTCCGGCAGGCGGGTGCCCTCTTCGCGGCGCCGACGTACGCCTTCGTCATCGCCATCGCCGCGCTGGTCGCCTTCGGGCTCTACCATGCGGCGGGCCGGGGTTTCGTCCCGGTGCCCACGCCCCCGCAGCACGCGGTCGAGGGAGTCGGCCTGCTGCTCGTCATGCGGGCCTTCGCCTCGGGGTCGACGGCCATGACCGGTATCGAGGCGATCTCCAACGCCGTGCCGGCCTTCCAGCCCGTCCCCTGGCGCAATGCGCGCACCACGCTCGCCTGGATGATCGGGCTGCTGGTCGCCCTCTTCGCGGGGACGGTCGCCATGGTCCATCTGGAGGGCGTCGTACCCGAGTCCGGGGAGACCGTGCTCTCGCAGCTGGCCCACCGCAGTTTCGGGTCGGGCGGCATGTACGTCTTCACCCAGGCGGCGACCGCGCTGGTGCTCCTCCTCGCCGCGAACACCGCGTACAACGACTTCCCCCGGGTGCTCTTCCTCCTGGCACGCGACCATCACGCGCCCCGGGTCTTCCTGCGGCTCGGCGACCGGCTCGCCTTCAGCAACGGGGTCATCCTGCTCTCCGTGGCAGCGGCGGTGGTCTACGTGGCCTTCGACGGCAAGACCGACTCGCTGATCCCGCTGTACGCCGTCGGGGTCTTCCTCGCCTTCACGCTCTCCCAGAGCGGCATGGTGGTGCACTGGTGGCGCGCGCGCAGCCGGCACTGGCGCAAGAGCCTGTGCTTCAACGCGACCGGCGCGCTGCTCTCCGCCGTCGTCTTCATCACGGCCGGAATCACCAAGTTCACCGAGGGCGCCTGGCTGGCGCTGGTCACCGTGGCGCTGTTCCTGCTGGTGACCACGCGGATCCGGCGCCACTACGACCGGGTGGGCGAGGCGCTGCGGCTGCACCCGCAGACCATCGAGGTCCCCAGCCGCACGATCACACCGCGCTCCGGCAGTTCGCTGCCCGCCGTGCCGCCCCCGAGCCCGCCGGGCGCGGTGGGGCCGGCGTCCGGGGCCGCGCAGGAGGACCGGGAGTCCGAGGACTCACCGGAGTCGATCAGCCACCTCTCCGTCGTCCTGATCGACGCGCTGCACCAGGCGAGCATGCGCGCGCTCGCCTATGCCGCCTCCCTCCAGCAGCCGGTTCTCGCGCTGCACGTCAGCGTCGGGGACGAGGACGCCGACCGCTTCCGCGAGGCCTGGCTCTTGTGGGGCGACCACCTTCCGCTGCGGATCGTCATCTCCCCGTACCGCGCGACCGTCGCTCCGCTCGTCGGCTACATCGAGTCGCTGCACCACCAGCGCCCGGATCTGACCATCACGGTGATCCTTCCGGAGATCGTCGTACGCCACTGGCGGCACCGTCTGCTGCACAGCCCGCTCGGCGGGCGGCTGCGGCGCGCCCTGCGGCCCCTGCCGAAGATCGTGGTGACGACCGTGCCGTTCCACATCTGA
- a CDS encoding MarR family transcriptional regulator has product MTEPMGDSAEPVDAAGAAASIRLAVARIARRLRQAHRVGDVTLSEVSVLSRLSRDGADSPGSLAELERVRPQAMASTLAALEERGLVSREPDIRDGRRAVIAVTDAGRKVLIDRRSESVQRLTEVLDGEFTPAERQRLLSVVPLLDRLAERL; this is encoded by the coding sequence GTGACCGAGCCCATGGGTGACAGCGCGGAACCGGTGGACGCCGCCGGGGCGGCGGCGTCCATACGGCTTGCGGTGGCCCGGATCGCCCGCCGTCTCAGGCAGGCCCACCGGGTCGGCGACGTGACGCTCTCCGAAGTGTCCGTGCTCTCCCGGCTGAGCCGCGACGGAGCGGACTCCCCGGGATCGCTCGCCGAACTGGAACGCGTGCGCCCGCAGGCGATGGCATCCACGCTGGCCGCCCTGGAGGAGCGCGGGCTGGTGAGCCGTGAGCCGGACATCCGGGACGGCCGGCGCGCGGTGATAGCGGTGACCGACGCCGGCCGCAAAGTACTGATCGACCGCCGGTCGGAGTCCGTCCAGCGGCTCACCGAGGTCCTCGACGGGGAGTTCACGCCCGCCGAACGGCAGCGGCTGCTCTCGGTCGTACCGCTGCTCGACCGGCTCGCGGAGCGGCTGTAA
- a CDS encoding MFS transporter, producing the protein MPASRSGNAEVGDRYKWIALSNTTLGVLIATMDASIVIISLPAIFRGIGLDPLAPGNIGYLLWMILGYLLVSAVLVVALGRLGDMFGRVRMYNMGFAIFACASLALSLDPLKGGPGALWLIGFRVVQAVGGSMLTANSAAILTDAFPARQRGMALGINQITALAGQFLGLLAGGLLATIDWRAVFWVSVPIGVFGTIWSYRSLRETGSRTSGRIDWAGNITFTGGAGILLAAITYGIQPYGGHPTGWTNPMVLGGLGGGALLLVAFCLIETRVAEPMFRLGLFRVRAFAAGNLAALLTAIARGGLQFMLIIWLQGIWLPLHGYDFESTPLWAGIFMLPLTVGFLIAGPVSGFLSDRYGARLFSTTGLLLVAGAFVGLLLLPVDFSYPGFAALLLLSGLGQGMFSAPNTSAIMGSVPPEQRGVASGMRSTFQNSGTALSIGLSFSLMISGLAGTLPHALSSGLQGQGVPAGTAQQVAGLPPVSTLFATFLGKNPISQLLKPSGVLDKLPTHNVMTLTGKEFFPELVSGPFHHGLVTVFGAATVMALVAALASLLRGRHYKAGPGDRPAGSPNRGNTAKGTER; encoded by the coding sequence ATGCCCGCCAGCCGCAGCGGGAACGCCGAGGTGGGCGACCGCTACAAATGGATCGCGCTCTCCAACACCACGCTCGGTGTGCTGATCGCGACCATGGACGCCTCGATCGTGATCATCTCCCTGCCCGCGATCTTCCGCGGCATCGGGCTCGACCCGCTGGCCCCCGGGAACATCGGCTATCTGCTCTGGATGATCCTCGGCTACCTGCTGGTCTCCGCGGTGCTGGTGGTCGCGCTGGGCAGGCTCGGCGACATGTTCGGCCGGGTCCGGATGTACAACATGGGCTTCGCGATCTTCGCGTGCGCCTCGCTCGCCCTCTCGCTCGATCCGCTGAAGGGCGGTCCCGGCGCACTGTGGCTGATCGGATTCCGTGTCGTCCAGGCCGTCGGCGGCTCGATGCTGACCGCGAACTCGGCGGCCATCCTCACCGACGCCTTCCCCGCCCGGCAGCGCGGCATGGCGCTGGGCATCAATCAGATCACCGCGCTGGCCGGGCAGTTCCTCGGACTGCTGGCCGGTGGTCTGCTGGCCACCATCGACTGGCGCGCGGTGTTCTGGGTCAGTGTGCCCATCGGGGTGTTCGGCACGATCTGGTCGTACCGCAGCCTGCGCGAGACCGGCTCCCGCACATCGGGCCGCATCGACTGGGCGGGGAACATCACCTTCACCGGCGGCGCCGGGATCCTGCTGGCCGCCATCACGTACGGAATCCAGCCGTACGGCGGCCACCCCACCGGCTGGACCAACCCCATGGTGCTGGGCGGGCTCGGCGGCGGAGCGCTGCTGCTCGTGGCCTTCTGCCTCATCGAGACCCGGGTCGCCGAACCGATGTTCCGGCTCGGCCTGTTCCGGGTACGTGCCTTCGCCGCCGGGAACCTCGCGGCGCTGCTCACCGCCATCGCCCGCGGCGGACTCCAGTTCATGCTGATCATCTGGTTGCAGGGCATCTGGCTTCCGCTGCACGGATACGACTTCGAAAGCACCCCGCTCTGGGCGGGCATCTTCATGCTGCCGCTGACCGTCGGATTCCTCATCGCCGGACCGGTGTCCGGCTTCCTCTCCGACCGCTACGGCGCACGGCTCTTCTCCACCACCGGACTCCTGCTCGTGGCCGGTGCCTTCGTCGGCCTGCTGCTCCTGCCGGTGGACTTCTCGTACCCGGGCTTCGCCGCCCTGCTGCTGCTCAGCGGCCTCGGCCAGGGGATGTTCTCCGCCCCGAACACCTCGGCGATCATGGGCAGTGTGCCGCCGGAGCAGCGCGGAGTCGCGTCGGGGATGCGCTCGACCTTCCAGAACTCGGGCACCGCACTGTCGATCGGCCTCTCGTTCTCCCTGATGATCTCCGGCCTCGCGGGGACCCTTCCGCACGCGCTGAGCAGCGGACTCCAGGGCCAGGGCGTGCCCGCGGGGACGGCCCAGCAGGTGGCCGGACTTCCGCCGGTGAGCACGCTGTTCGCCACCTTCCTCGGCAAGAACCCGATCAGCCAGCTCCTCAAACCCAGCGGAGTGCTCGACAAACTGCCCACGCACAACGTCATGACCCTCACCGGGAAGGAGTTCTTCCCCGAACTCGTCTCGGGCCCGTTCCACCACGGACTCGTCACGGTCTTCGGCGCCGCCACCGTGATGGCACTGGTCGCCGCGCTCGCCTCGCTGCTGCGCGGCCGCCACTACAAGGCCGGCCCGGGTGACAGGCCCGCCGGCTCCCCGAACCGGGGCAACACCGCGAAAGGTACCGAGAGATGA
- a CDS encoding isochorismatase family cysteine hydrolase, which produces MTNSALLVMDVQQGIVERLGNDPEYLPRLGRAIDAARAAGVPVMYVVVGFRRGHPEISPRNKTFSALAGAGAAGFAEGDPAARIHPDVAPREGDIVVTKKRVSAFAGSDLDMVLRARGTDSLVLTGIATSGVVLSTLRQAADLDFGLTVLEDCCVDGDPEVHRVLTGKVFPRQADVLSTEKWVAALGR; this is translated from the coding sequence ATGACGAACAGCGCCCTTCTCGTGATGGATGTCCAGCAGGGCATCGTCGAGCGGCTCGGCAACGACCCCGAATACCTGCCGCGGCTCGGCCGGGCGATCGACGCCGCACGTGCCGCGGGCGTTCCGGTGATGTACGTGGTGGTCGGCTTCCGTAGGGGACACCCCGAGATCAGCCCCCGCAACAAGACGTTCAGCGCGCTCGCGGGCGCGGGCGCTGCCGGATTCGCCGAGGGCGACCCGGCCGCCCGGATCCACCCCGATGTGGCGCCCCGGGAGGGCGACATCGTGGTCACCAAGAAGCGCGTCAGCGCGTTCGCCGGGAGCGACCTCGACATGGTGCTCAGGGCGCGCGGAACGGACAGCCTCGTCCTCACCGGCATCGCCACCAGCGGCGTCGTGCTGTCGACCCTGCGGCAGGCCGCTGACCTGGACTTCGGTCTCACCGTGCTGGAGGACTGCTGCGTCGACGGTGATCCGGAGGTGCACCGGGTACTGACCGGGAAGGTGTTCCCCCGTCAGGCGGACGTCCTCAGCACCGAGAAGTGGGTCGCGGCGCTCGGCCGGTGA
- a CDS encoding MASE1 domain-containing protein: MIRSETARGATATALRIVAVAIAYYVSGRIGLLRQVTVHGAVVTPLWPPTGVALGCLLYWGLRIWPGIAIGALLAVAWTGHSIDPGDIAIVAGNTLAPVCALLMLRRVGFRMALSRLRDGTALIFLGALSSMLVSATTGSTVLLLDDKLPKSGFWPVWFAWWAGDAMGVLMVTPLLLLLRRARMPRRTDRWVEAGALVVTAAVVVPVATGSHYALLFLVFPLLIWAALRFELAGSAPCALLVAVLAVIAATGRAGSFSSLTLFEAMINLTALNGSVALTALLLAAIVTEHQNVRRRIERACEELADVVEQLAPAEQRRGWPSSDSRRRDGG; the protein is encoded by the coding sequence GTGATCCGCAGCGAGACAGCCAGAGGGGCGACGGCGACCGCCCTGCGGATCGTCGCCGTCGCCATCGCGTACTACGTGTCCGGCCGGATCGGACTGCTACGGCAGGTGACCGTCCACGGCGCCGTCGTCACACCACTGTGGCCGCCGACGGGAGTCGCGCTGGGCTGCCTGCTGTACTGGGGCCTGCGGATCTGGCCGGGCATCGCGATCGGGGCCCTGCTCGCCGTCGCGTGGACCGGCCACTCGATCGACCCCGGCGACATCGCCATCGTCGCGGGCAACACGCTCGCCCCTGTGTGTGCCCTTCTGATGCTCCGCAGGGTCGGCTTCCGGATGGCCCTGTCCCGGCTGCGGGACGGCACCGCCCTGATCTTCCTCGGAGCGCTCAGCTCCATGCTGGTCAGTGCGACGACGGGCAGCACGGTGCTGCTGCTCGACGACAAACTCCCCAAGAGCGGGTTCTGGCCGGTCTGGTTCGCGTGGTGGGCCGGGGACGCCATGGGTGTGCTGATGGTGACCCCGCTGCTGCTCCTGCTGCGCCGGGCCCGGATGCCCCGGCGTACGGACCGATGGGTGGAGGCGGGGGCGCTGGTGGTGACGGCCGCCGTAGTGGTCCCGGTGGCGACCGGAAGCCACTACGCCCTGCTGTTCCTGGTCTTTCCGCTGCTGATCTGGGCAGCGCTCCGCTTCGAACTGGCGGGCAGCGCGCCCTGCGCGCTCCTGGTGGCCGTGCTGGCGGTGATCGCCGCCACCGGGCGGGCGGGTTCCTTCAGCAGCCTCACGCTGTTCGAAGCGATGATCAACCTCACGGCGCTCAACGGATCGGTGGCGCTGACCGCGCTGCTGCTCGCCGCGATCGTCACCGAGCACCAGAACGTACGCCGCCGGATCGAGCGGGCCTGCGAGGAGCTGGCCGACGTGGTCGAGCAGCTCGCGCCCGCGGAGCAGCGCCGCGGATGGCCGTCGTCGGACAGCCGCCGGCGCGACGGCGGCTGA
- a CDS encoding PP2C family protein-serine/threonine phosphatase yields MNRRRPPRSASADELLTTLHQLTARARREVELHQARVELAEALQREMLPAHLPDLPGLRTAARYTPARSGLDIGGDWYDGFPLPDGSLGFAIGDVQGHDVEAAAFMGQIRIGMRAIASTVADPGEIIGQTNDLLLSVNSTLFATCTFLRFDPVTWEIDSARAGHVPAVWASADGRTGIIDDEGGLPLGIQEKQHYPVTRRRLTEEGAFVLITDGVIEGPSFSIEKGLEAVMHRAGAHAGADADELADEIIKAAVLTGHQDDAAVLVLCHDSAPGRTA; encoded by the coding sequence ATGAACCGGCGTCGTCCTCCTCGTTCCGCAAGCGCCGACGAGCTCCTCACCACGCTTCACCAGCTCACCGCCCGGGCCCGGCGGGAAGTGGAACTCCATCAGGCACGGGTCGAACTGGCCGAGGCCCTGCAGCGCGAGATGCTCCCGGCCCATCTCCCCGACCTGCCCGGCCTCCGGACCGCCGCCCGCTACACGCCGGCCCGCAGCGGTCTGGACATCGGCGGCGACTGGTACGACGGGTTCCCGCTCCCGGACGGCTCGCTCGGGTTCGCCATCGGCGACGTCCAGGGACACGACGTCGAGGCGGCCGCCTTCATGGGCCAGATCCGGATCGGGATGCGCGCCATCGCCAGCACCGTGGCGGATCCCGGCGAGATCATCGGCCAGACCAACGACCTGCTGCTCTCGGTGAACTCCACGCTCTTCGCGACCTGCACCTTCCTGCGCTTCGACCCCGTGACCTGGGAGATCGACAGTGCCCGCGCCGGACATGTTCCGGCGGTGTGGGCCTCGGCGGACGGGCGGACAGGCATCATCGACGACGAAGGCGGCCTGCCCCTGGGCATCCAGGAGAAGCAGCACTACCCGGTCACCCGGCGGCGCCTGACGGAAGAGGGCGCGTTCGTGCTGATCACCGACGGGGTCATCGAAGGGCCGTCCTTCTCCATCGAGAAGGGACTGGAGGCCGTCATGCACCGGGCGGGCGCCCATGCGGGTGCCGACGCCGACGAACTCGCCGACGAGATCATCAAGGCCGCGGTGCTCACAGGCCACCAGGACGACGCCGCCGTGCTCGTGCTGTGCCACGACAGTGCCCCCGGCAGAACCGCGTGA
- a CDS encoding S1 family peptidase — translation MRRSTLTRTALSALLVVGTWATAGLVPASAADTPSAASSARSTQPASDGLLSAMRKDLGLTAAQARARLASERTATALQGTARRAAGSSYGGDWYDAKSGKLTVALTGGGRADAVRATGAAVRLVEHSARELDAVKKRLDRGGAPAGVSSWHVDPGASRVVVDVVASAKNDNDVRSFIERAGKSAPVTVNEVPAAARTLSAGTVGGDPYYTGNVRCSIGFSVNGGFVTAGHCGQPGAAVSGWDGSAVGSFQGSSFPGDDYAWVSVGNGWWTVPVVLGWGTVSDQLVRGSAAAPVGASICRSGSTSHWHCGNVLATNETVNYSQGAVNELTKTNVCAEPGDSGGSFISGDQAQGVTSGGWGDCTGGGETWFQPINEILSRYGLTLTTA, via the coding sequence TTGAGACGCAGCACTCTCACCCGTACCGCGCTGTCCGCACTTCTCGTCGTCGGGACCTGGGCGACTGCCGGACTCGTACCGGCATCCGCCGCCGACACCCCCTCCGCGGCCTCCTCCGCACGCTCCACGCAGCCGGCCTCCGACGGCCTGCTCTCGGCCATGCGGAAGGACCTCGGCCTCACAGCGGCCCAGGCCCGGGCACGCCTGGCCTCCGAACGGACCGCGACAGCACTCCAGGGCACGGCGCGCCGCGCGGCCGGCTCGTCCTACGGCGGCGACTGGTACGACGCGAAGAGCGGAAAACTGACGGTCGCCCTCACCGGCGGCGGGAGGGCGGACGCGGTGCGGGCGACCGGGGCGGCCGTCAGGCTGGTGGAGCACAGCGCCCGCGAACTCGACGCGGTCAAGAAGCGGCTGGACAGGGGCGGCGCGCCCGCCGGAGTCAGCAGCTGGCACGTGGACCCGGGAGCCAGCCGGGTCGTGGTGGACGTCGTCGCTTCAGCAAAGAATGACAACGATGTCCGGTCGTTCATCGAACGCGCCGGGAAGAGCGCGCCCGTCACGGTGAACGAGGTACCGGCGGCGGCCCGGACCCTGTCCGCCGGCACGGTGGGCGGAGATCCGTACTACACAGGCAACGTCCGCTGCTCCATCGGCTTCTCCGTCAACGGCGGCTTCGTCACCGCGGGACACTGCGGGCAGCCGGGAGCCGCGGTGAGCGGCTGGGACGGCTCGGCCGTCGGCAGCTTCCAGGGTTCCTCGTTCCCCGGCGACGACTACGCCTGGGTCAGCGTCGGCAACGGCTGGTGGACGGTCCCGGTGGTCCTCGGCTGGGGTACGGTCTCCGACCAGCTGGTCCGCGGCTCGGCCGCGGCGCCCGTGGGCGCCTCGATCTGCCGTTCCGGCTCCACATCGCACTGGCACTGCGGAAACGTCCTGGCCACCAACGAGACCGTGAACTACAGCCAGGGGGCGGTCAACGAGCTGACCAAGACCAACGTCTGCGCGGAGCCCGGCGACTCCGGCGGCTCCTTCATCAGCGGCGACCAGGCCCAGGGCGTCACGTCCGGCGGCTGGGGCGACTGCACCGGCGGCGGGGAGACCTGGTTCCAGCCCATCAACGAGATCCTGAGCCGTTACGGCCTGACGCTCACCACAGCCTGA
- a CDS encoding cold-shock protein has product MASGTVKWFNAEKGFGFIEQDGGGPDVFAHYSNINAQGFRELQEGQKVNFDITQGQKGPQAENIVPA; this is encoded by the coding sequence ATGGCCAGTGGCACCGTTAAGTGGTTCAACGCGGAAAAGGGTTTCGGCTTCATTGAGCAGGATGGTGGGGGCCCGGACGTCTTCGCCCACTACTCCAACATCAACGCTCAGGGCTTCCGCGAGCTGCAGGAGGGCCAGAAGGTGAACTTCGACATCACGCAGGGCCAGAAGGGCCCGCAGGCGGAGAACATCGTTCCCGCCTGA